The genomic window CGGGCGCAGAGCCACTCTCAAAAGAAGAGTGCAAGATGTTTATGATGGAGATGCGGGAAGACATGATGGCTATGATGCACTGCATGCGTTCTGTAAAGGATACGCCTGATCCGGATGTTGACTTTGCCCAGCTCATGATCTGTCACCACCAGGGAGCGATAGCCATGTCAGAAACTGAGCTGAAGTGGGGAGATGATGCAATGGCATTAGAAGAAGCCAGATTAATCATTGAAGAGCAGTCGCAGGAAATAATGGAACTGGCAGCTTTCCTGAATGAACACGGTATACCTACCAAACATCATAATATGTAGTAATATGCTTTGTACCGAATGAAGATTTAAAAGCCTGGCTGCTAACAGTGTTAGCAGCCAGGCTTCCTGTCTTAATACCTTTTTTCAAAAGTGTAAACATTGCAGCCTTTTGTTTTTTCCGCACGAAACAAAAGGTAATATTCACTTTACTAAGATCAGTTTTACACCCGTACTATAGGAAGTTTCGGGTTTCTGATATACAGTTCGGGTGCCTGTTGCTAGCCTGCCTTTACACTTCAGTTACGTACACCTGTTCTTATCTGGCAGTATAGGTTCGTTTCTAAAGTATTAAATTCTAGATAATTAAAATTTATTTTTACAAACTCTCCTTTCTGCTCTCCGTTTTAGAAAAGACAATTTTTTGTTTTATTTAAGAAAGGAGGACAAATGTTTTATCACGTAAAGGAGCTACAGTTTAATGCGCGTGTATCGAAACCTGACCCAGCCTTTGCCAGCCTGCTGCTGGAACAGTTTGGGGGTGCTAACGGAGAGCTGAAAGCCGCGATGCAGTATTTTGTGCAGGCCTTTAGTGTGCGTCAACCCCATCCGGATCAGTATGACATGCTGATGGATATCGCCACAGAGGAATTCAGCCATCTCGAAATTGTCGGGGCTACTATCCAGATGCTGCTGGGGCCGATCAACGGTGAGTTGAAGAACGCGGCCGAGGAGGCTGAGATCATGCAGTTGCTGCAGGGTAAGGCGAAGAAAGAGGATTTCATCCACAACGCCATGGTCAACCCGCAGTTCTTCGTGCTGAGTGGCGGAGGACCTACCCTGACCAATAGCCAAGGGGTGCCGTGGAATGGCTCTTATGTGGATGCCAACGGAGATCCTACCGTTGACCTCCGCTCTAACATAGCAGCTGAGTCCAGAGCCAAGATCGTGTACGAGTACCTGATGCAGTTCACGGATGACCCTTATGTAAAGGAGACCCTCAGTTTTCTGATGACACGTGAGGTGGCGCACTTCCAGATGTTTGAGGCGGCACTGGAAACAATACAGCCAAACTTCCCGCCAGGCGTACTACAGGGCGATCCGCGTTACAGCAACAGCTACTTTAACATGTCGAATGGACCTGATGTGAGAGGGCCCTGGAACGAAGGCAAGAGCCCCGGCCTTGGGGAGACCTGGCTTTACGTGGAAGAGCCCTTCCGGCACGTGGTGGAAACCAACGGCATGATTGACCACAAACCAAATGGTACTGACCGTACAATGAAATCTGTTGATAAAATGGACAAGGCGTTGAGCCAGGAACGAAGCAAGAAAGTCAAAGCGGCAGTACCTCAAGGGGAGAATCAGTGGTGCGAGTACCCTCAGAGTAGCCTGTAAGCAGGAGAAACAATTGAGAATGGTTGAACGAGAAAACAAACGAGATAATAAAAAGGAAGCAGGGTCGGTGGAGATAGAATACTACACCGACCCTCTTTGTTGCTGGAGTTGGGCACTCGAGCCCCAATGGCGGCGTCTGCGCTTTGAGTACAGCGGCAGGGTAAAGTGGCGCTACCGCATGGGCGGGCTTATTCCGAACTGGGAAAGCTTTAATGACCCGATGAACGTAGTTAATCGTCCGCTGCAGATGGGGCCGCTTTGGATG from Pontibacter sp. SGAir0037 includes these protein-coding regions:
- a CDS encoding manganese catalase family protein, whose amino-acid sequence is MFYHVKELQFNARVSKPDPAFASLLLEQFGGANGELKAAMQYFVQAFSVRQPHPDQYDMLMDIATEEFSHLEIVGATIQMLLGPINGELKNAAEEAEIMQLLQGKAKKEDFIHNAMVNPQFFVLSGGGPTLTNSQGVPWNGSYVDANGDPTVDLRSNIAAESRAKIVYEYLMQFTDDPYVKETLSFLMTREVAHFQMFEAALETIQPNFPPGVLQGDPRYSNSYFNMSNGPDVRGPWNEGKSPGLGETWLYVEEPFRHVVETNGMIDHKPNGTDRTMKSVDKMDKALSQERSKKVKAAVPQGENQWCEYPQSSL